One part of the Microbacterium aurugineum genome encodes these proteins:
- a CDS encoding carbohydrate ABC transporter permease, which yields MGVRQRKRHPFPWISYLVVAIGGVMMIVPFFDTVFSSLKGPGEYGIFPYRFFPETWTWDNYTAAFEQLQLDRLFFNSVVVTLVVTASVLITSAMAGYALAKLRFRGRDVIFRFVLATMMLPPFLLLIPDFLIMLNWPLVGGNNILGQGGFGGMTNNIVSLMLPFLVSGFGIFLMRQFMVGVPDEMLEAARIDGAGEWRLFFNIVLPQATPVAITLGVITFVGQWNEYIWSSLIASANPDLMTLPVGIQMLQSFIDPNRTMPIVMAGIVISTLPVLIIFLFLQKYYVRGVMLSGMK from the coding sequence ATGGGCGTTCGTCAGCGCAAGCGTCACCCGTTCCCATGGATCTCATATCTCGTCGTCGCGATCGGCGGGGTCATGATGATCGTGCCGTTCTTCGACACGGTGTTCAGTTCGCTCAAGGGCCCGGGCGAGTATGGGATCTTCCCCTACCGCTTCTTCCCCGAGACGTGGACCTGGGACAACTACACGGCGGCGTTCGAGCAACTTCAGCTCGACAGGCTCTTCTTCAACAGTGTCGTGGTGACACTGGTCGTGACGGCGTCCGTCCTGATCACTTCGGCGATGGCGGGCTACGCGCTGGCGAAGCTGCGGTTCCGTGGACGTGACGTCATCTTCCGCTTCGTGCTCGCCACGATGATGCTCCCCCCGTTCCTCCTGCTGATCCCGGACTTCCTCATCATGTTGAACTGGCCTCTCGTCGGGGGTAACAACATCCTCGGTCAGGGTGGGTTCGGCGGCATGACCAACAACATCGTGTCGCTCATGCTGCCGTTCCTCGTGAGCGGATTCGGCATCTTCCTGATGCGCCAGTTCATGGTGGGTGTGCCAGACGAGATGCTCGAGGCGGCGCGCATCGACGGAGCGGGCGAATGGCGCCTGTTCTTCAACATCGTGCTGCCGCAGGCCACTCCCGTCGCCATCACACTCGGTGTCATCACCTTCGTCGGGCAGTGGAACGAGTACATCTGGTCCTCGCTCATCGCCTCGGCGAACCCCGATCTGATGACGCTTCCCGTCGGTATCCAGATGCTGCAGAGCTTCATCGATCCGAACCGCACGATGCCGATCGTCATGGCCGGAATCGTGATCAGCACTCTGCCGGTCCTCATCATCTTCCTCTTCCTGCAGAAGTACTACGTCCGCGGCGTCATGCTCAGCGGGATGAAGTAA